In Microtus ochrogaster isolate Prairie Vole_2 unplaced genomic scaffold, MicOch1.0 UNK74, whole genome shotgun sequence, the following proteins share a genomic window:
- the LOC101996958 gene encoding cytochrome P450 2B2-like, translating into MEPSVLLLLALLVGFLLLMIRGHPKARGHLPPGPRPLPLLGNLLQMDRRGLLNSFIQLQKKYGDVFTVYLGPRPVVMLCGTDAIREALVDQAEAFSGRGTIAVFDPTVQGHGMIFSNGERWKTLRRFSLATMKDFGMGKRSIEERIQEEAQYLVEELQKSQGAPLDPTYLFQSITANIICSIVFGERFDYKDRQFLHLLDVIYRTFPLISSFSSQVFELFSGFLKYFPGTHRQIYKNLQEILDYIGHSVEKHQKTLDPNNPRDFIDTYLIRMEKEKSNQHTEFHHQNLMISVLSLFFAGTETSSTTLRFGFLLLLKYPHVAEKVQKEIDQVIGSHRPPSLDDRTKMPYTEAVIREIQRFADIIPTGVPHKVTKDTLFRGYLLPKNTEVYTILSAALHDPRYFEQPDAFNPDHFLDASGALKKTEAFMPFSIGKFKEMWSVGKRICLGEGIARNELFLFFTTILQNFSVSSCAGHGVLAV; encoded by the exons ATGGAGCCCAGTGTCCTgctcctccttgctctccttgTGGGCTTCTTACTACTCATGATCAGGGGCCACCCAAAGGCTCGTGGTCACCTTCCACCAGGACCCCGTCCCCTGCCCCTCTTGGGAAACCTCCTTCAGATGGACAGAAGAGGCCTCCTCAACTCCTTTATTCAG CTTCAAAAAAAATATGGAGACGTGTTCACAGTGTACCTGGGACCGAGGCCTGTAGTCATGTTGTGTGGGACAGATGCCATAAGGGAAGCTCTGGTGGACCAAGCTGAGGCTTTCTCTGGCCGGGGGACCATTGCTGTGTTTGACCCAACTGTACAAGGACATG GTATGATCTTTTCTAATGGGGAACGCTGGAAGACACTTCGGAGATTCTCTCTGGCCACCATGAAAGATTTTGGGATGGGCAAGCGAAGTATAGAGGAGCGGATTCAAGAGGAGGCCCAATATCTGGTGGAGGAGCTGCAGAAATCCCAGG GAGCTCCCCTGGATCCTACTTACCTCTTCCAGAGCATCACAGCCAACATCATCTGCTCCATTGTCTTTGGAGAGCGCTTTGACTACAAAGACCGCCAGTTCCTGCACCTACTGGATGTGATCTATCGGACCTTCCCGCTCATCAGCTCATTCTCCAGCCAG GTGTTTGAgctcttctctggcttcctgaAGTActttcctggtacccacagacaAATCTACAAAAACCTGCAGGAAATCCTTGACTACATTGGCCACAGCGTGGAGAAGCACCAGAAAACCTTGGACCCCAACAATCCAAGAGACTTCATTGATACCTACCTTATACGCATGGAGAAG GAGAAGTCCAACCAACACACAGAGTTCCATCACCAGAACCTCATGATCTCTGTGCTGTCTCTCTTCTTTGCTGGCACTGAGACCAGCAGCACCACGCTCCGCtttggcttcctgctcctgctcaaATACCCCCATGTTGCAG AGAAAGTCCAAAAGGAGATCGATCAGGTGATCGGCTCACACCGCCCACCATCCCTTGATGACCGCACCAAAATGCCTTACACTGAGGCTGTTATTCGGGAGATCCAGAGATTTGCAGATATTATCCCCACTGGAGTGCCGCACAAAGTCACCAAAGACACTTTGTTCCGAGGGTACCTGCTCCCCAAG AACACTGAAGTGTACACCATCCTGAGTGCAGCTCTTCATGACCCACGGTACTTTGAACAACCAGATGCCTTCAATCCTGACCACTTCCTGGATGCCAGTGGGGctctgaagaaaactgaagcaTTTATGCCCTTCTCTATAG